The Eleginops maclovinus isolate JMC-PN-2008 ecotype Puerto Natales chromosome 18, JC_Emac_rtc_rv5, whole genome shotgun sequence genome segment GAAATAATCTAATTCTATTTATTAAAAGTGAAGTTGTGGTGCGACGTTACGATATAAATCAATGCAAAGCGagatatttttgaaaaagcGGTAAGTTGCACTCAACGGAAAGGAAGGCTCCTTGAACTCTCCCTCGCTttatcacaaacaaaacaaatgatgcaCCTGATAaagacacacagcacacacacacacacacacacacacacacacacacacacacacacacacacacacacacacacacacacacacacacacacacacagtgataacCCAACACATCTGTAGCCCCGACAAAGGTGAGAAACATGCTCTCCTATACTGGCTTTAAGATGGATGAAGATGTCTTTAGAAATGGTTTGGCTTTCAATGTAGTTCAAGCTCTTTCACTCAGGATAACTCAGTAAATAGATAAAGCATGGGCTTTATTTCTCAAAAAAGATACAGCCACGTGTTGGCAGCCTTTCCTCTTCCCATATGGATAAGGGCCTACTCCCATCTCCAGCAGACAGGGAGCAACATAAAGAGTAATTCGCAGTCGTGTTTGTGTCCACCGGATGAGTCTAAATCTCTTTTAATTCCAATCCTCACGGAATCACCTGGAAATTTAGCAGCTTGAAGCTACACTTTTGTATTCAGCTATTTGATAACTGTGTCAGTCAGAAAGGTTGTGAAAAATTcaatttttacatatttttctgcagaaacTGTGGTCGTAAAGATGCTAGTGAGAGCGGTaggagtaaaaaaacaaacaaaaaaaccccattTATATAtgcttgtttctttttattttgacgTTGAAATATCACCAAAAAGGTTTCTGCTAAGGTATGAAAGTTAATGTATCCATAACTTAGAGACAAACATCGCAGACGCACACAGATCTGTGTGAAGCGATGACGGAACGTTTCTCAAATGAAGTCATAAAACCCAACAGTTTCATGACAcctaattaaaaaagatatcCCCACTTACTGTTTATATGTGCTAAACTCCAAATGTGTaaatcaggggttttcaaccggtggtccgcggacccctggtggtccgcggcggcattgcatgtggtccgtgacaagagcctatgttgatcagttcaccattgttttttttaatataaattcgctttgatatttcaacacatttccagaataccgttacatatcgtgaaaaatatgtttaaaataatataaaggaaattcaagctgacagaatgtagccttgcgcctatccagtctatggtagcctgtgattcgctaatggtaatgagttgcgtcgctaacctcacttattattcattacgtacagtcttgcgagcaaagttgacacacatttataagcatagccgacgagagtattttaagataggttgtagtacagcaaacatttgttacatatgtactagtctagctatatatctagcaccaatggatcgttttgtagtgaggaaagtgccagagggacaggctgccatgacagagggtcaggctgccacgacagagggacaggccgccacgatagggcaaggacaggcttccgaagcgtcaacttcgcaaaaaagacgaaaaagaaaatacaatgaggaatatgttaaatatggattcacagtgacgacagacagagcaggagaggaggtaccactgtgtttcgtatgttcaacaattctctgtaatgaagctatgaagccgtcgaaacttacgcggcatatggagacgcatcacgtccacttgaaggccaaacccgttgagtacatgcaacagatgttgcgtgatttcaaaggacagcaggctaccatgaggaagagtgcaaaaataaatgaaaacgcactgaaagcatcgtatctggtcgctctcagggttgcaaaaagtaagaagccccataccattgcagagcagcttatattgccagcagccatagatatgtgcagagctatggtaagcgaagaatgtgccaacaaattaaaaactattccgtcagacaacacaatcggaagacgaattggggaaatggcaaatgatgtcaaagaccagctgatggcaaaacttcagacagttctgttttcccttcaaatcgacgagacgacagatgttactaatgatgcgcaactgttaacatttgtgcgatacgaggacagtggcactatgtgcgaggaatttcttttttgcaaaccactgcccgggcgaactaccggtgtagaaatatttaaagcactggacgattttttcacggagcacaatatctcgtggcagaggtgcgttgcattatgcagcgatggggcccgagccatgagtggcagcaagactggactgtttgcgcatgtaaggagggtggctccgggggtaatttggacacactgcctgattcatagagaggctctcgcctccaaagatctcagtgttgagctcagtggtgtgtttgatgtcgttgtcaagacggtcaacttcataaaacgaaacgcattgaatacacgcctgttttcatccctatgccatgacttgggaagtgaacacagctctctcctttatcattcagaggtgcgttggctgtctcgcggcgctgtgctcgcccgtgtgtttgaactacgcggagctatctacgagttcttgtgcgagaagcattctgatctggcttccaatttcaacgatagttactggttaactaagctggcgtacctcacagatgtttttgcagagctgaacaagttgaacagctccatgcaagggagagatgcaaacgtcatgcagctctacgagaagctcgacgcatttgtgaaaaaaatgtcaaagtggatcgaacgagtggagagcaataacttggcgatgtttccttcagttgaggaataccctgacagcactgacatcaacgacactatatgtgagcatttgaggaagcttgtgcgtcaattcgcaaagtacttcactgattcggaagagtggcgccgtgacagcaagtggatcctgctcccattcagtgacgatgcatcagtagggtcaagtctgacggctgtggaagaggataagctgattgagatgtccacagactctgtcaggaggcatatgtacgacacacagccccttgttaaattctggataagttgccagacagaatttccacagcttgctgcaaaagcaatgaggtgtcttttgccctttccaaccacatacctgtgtgagagtggtttttctacactggcgtacttaaagaataagtacagggctaggcttgatccagagaatgacatgagactgtctctgtctaccatttcgccacgaatagacaggctgtgtggacttcaccacgcccagatatcacactgacaggtaggcctaattctcccatgttttcactgttacgaccctggcgggtttaggccccgccctgtgttaatggtaagcctgttctctctccctgcttttctcaatctctctctgcttttctcaatctctctgtctctacagcaggtgattggtgacaggtctgtcctggctgggttataaaagccctgaccagccagcagttgaggctgccttggtcttcatttgttggattttggttctccggtgttgttggatttttgttctccgttgttgttttgtcacacacctagactgactttgcatgacatttttagttacttttcccaatactgaattgcacaacactttattattctttattctttctttaaaataatctttaatttaatttaatttaataaatctacttttattattataaaatctgcgtggcctctctttcatgtttcatgcattgagctatgcatgtaacaccaaatacacacgcgcacgcgcaggcacatcagtgggccgcggattgctttctagtccgaatggtggtccctgggacaaaaccagttgaaaacccctggtgtAAATA includes the following:
- the LOC134880787 gene encoding protein FAM200B-like translates to MVACDSLMVMSCVANLTYYSLRTVLRAKLTHIYKHSRREYFKIGCSTANICYICTSLAIYLAPMDRFVVRKVPEGQAAMTEGQAATTEGQAATIGQGQASEASTSQKRRKRKYNEEYVKYGFTVTTDRAGEEVPLCFVCSTILCNEAMKPSKLTRHMETHHVHLKAKPVEYMQQMLRDFKGQQATMRKSAKINENALKASYLVALRVAKSKKPHTIAEQLILPAAIDMCRAMVSEECANKLKTIPSDNTIGRRIGEMANDVKDQLMAKLQTVLFSLQIDETTDVTNDAQLLTFVRYEDSGTMCEEFLFCKPLPGRTTGVEIFKALDDFFTEHNISWQRCVALCSDGARAMSGSKTGLFAHVRRVAPGVIWTHCLIHREALASKDLSVELSGVFDVVVKTVNFIKRNALNTRLFSSLCHDLGSEHSSLLYHSEVRWLSRGAVLARVFELRGAIYEFLCEKHSDLASNFNDSYWLTKLAYLTDVFAELNKLNSSMQGRDANVMQLYEKLDAFVKKMSKWIERVESNNLAMFPSVEEYPDSTDINDTICEHLRKLVRQFAKYFTDSEEWRRDSKWILLPFSDDASVGSSLTAVEEDKLIEMSTDSVRRHMYDTQPLVKFWISCQTEFPQLAAKAMRCLLPFPTTYLCESGFSTLAYLKNKYRARLDPENDMRLSLSTISPRIDRLCGLHHAQISH